In the Sandaracinaceae bacterium genome, ACCTCCTGCCCACGCAGGCGCGCATGGACGGCGAGCTGAACGACCTGCGCGCCGCGCGCGACGGGGCCGACAAGAAGGCCGCGCAGGCCGCCGAGAAGCAGTACAGCAAGCTCCTGAAGGCGCGCGAGGAGCTGGTGCAGTTCATGGCCAGCGTGACGCAGTGCGCCGACCGCGGCGCGCCGCCCACGGACCCGAAGTGTCCCGCCGCGCGAGCAGGACCAGCGCTACGCCCCCAACCTCGACGACGGCGTGATGATCAACAGCGCCGCGCTGTGGCCGCTGCTCGAGCCGCAGTGGAAGGACCCGAAGAAGTGGTGGAAGGAGCTGAGCGGCCCGAGCGGGCGCAAGGACTACGACTGGGCCCACCTCGCGCTCCGCTACTGGCCCACGCGCGTGGACGCGAAGTGCCAGGCGGACCCCTCGCTCGGCGTCGCCCACGGCTGCTTCTGGCGGTACCACCCCGAGCGCGCCTGGGCCTGGGAGCTGCGCCTGCAGGACGAGATCGGGCCCGACTTCCGCATTGAAGAGGCCCCCTACCGCCCTGGCGGGCCTGGTGACCGCCGGTGGGCGGTGACGGCGACCGGCCGCACCGCGCCGCGTGGCTGCGCGACCACCCGGACGAGGCGCTGGCCGCCATCGAGAAGGAAGCCATGCGGCGCATGGGCCGCGGCAACGAAGCTCGTGCTGGCGAGCTGTCCATCCTCTGGACCGGGGCTCTGGAGCGGGCATCCAGACGCGCTGTGGGCCATGGAGCTGCGCCTGTCCGAGAAGCAGGGCGCCGAGCTCCGCATCCTCGCCCCCGACGAGCCCGAGGCGCGCGCCAACTTCGAGGCGCGCACCCTCGACTGGTGTTGGACCGCGCCGAGCTTCCTGAAGGGCCTGGTTCCTTCTCCAGAGCTCTTCGACTTGTACGACGAGCGGACAGATGACGACGACGGCGACGCGTCCGACGAGGACGAGGACGCCGCCGAGGCGAGGAGGGACGACGCATGAGCGCAGTTCAAGCCCAAGGCCCCAGGCGGGTCATGGGCCCCGTGTCCGGCCGCGCTCGAGGCCGACCTGCGCGACTGGGTGCAGCGCCAAGGCGTCGTCGTCTGGCTCGACCTCGGCGGCCACTACACGGACTTCGTGGACCGGCTGGAGGCGGCCCGGGCGGCGGGTGACGCTGAGCTACGAGGTCCGGGCGTTTCGCGGGGAGTCACCTCGCGCTCATGATGGCCCTCGACGGCGTCGCGGCGGGCACGGAGAAGGTGCCCTTGGTCATTCACCTCCCGGGGTTCACCGAGGACAGCGTCCCGCACACGCCGCTCTCTGGAGCTGTCCGCGGCGGGCGTGCGCTTTCGCAAGGGTCTCAAGACGCTGGTGACCGAAGCTGCCGCGGGGCGGGTGCACCCCGACCAGATTGCGGCGTTCGTGGACCAGCCCGGGCTCAGTCTGGCCGGCGCCGACGCCTGGTTGAGCGCGCAGCTGAGCCGCGGGAGGGGGGGCTCGGCGCGCAGCTCCGCGCCATGAAGCCCACGGCGCTCTTGGACGACCTCCTCTCCACCGGCTTCTTCGCCGGGCACGTGTGGGCGCAGAGGACCAAGGAGGTGCTGCTGGAGCGCCTCGCCGCGTGGACCGGGCTCCCCGGCCTGGCGCGCCACCACCTGCCGCCCGCCACCCTCGCGCCGAGGACGTCGCCTTCGCGGCCGCCAGCTGGGCGCTCTGCGTCGAGTACGTGGACGACCTGCGACGTGCGCCCGTGAGCGCCCACCTCGCGACCGCCGGCGCCCTCCCTCGTCCGGTGATCGACACCTGCCGACGCGCTGCGCGCGCACCTGCGCAGGCGCCACGCCACGTTCTACCAGCGCACCGCCGACGAGACCGAGGCGCTGCTGAGCGACGAGGTGAAAGCCGCCAAAGCCGAGGACCTCGGCAAGGTCGACACCTTCCGCTTCGAGGAGGACAAGGTCCTGAAGGCGGCGCTCGCCGCGCTCGAGAACGCGGCCTGGAGCCCCGACGCTCGAGTGGGCGAGCACCGGGTGGACCCGAAGCCCGGCTTCGGGTCGTTCTGGCTCCAGGAAGACCCGACGCGCCAGTCGGCCTGGCAGCTGATCGGCGCGACCGCCAAGCCGGGCGCGGCCGGCGGCGCGCTCGGGAGCCTCGAGACGGCGGTCGACGTCTACGTGCAGCGCGGGGCCGCGGTGGACGAGGCGCACCGGCACCTTGAGCAGCAGCGCGTGACCTTGCTGTACCCGCAGGTGCCCGAGTTCGAGACGCTGCGCGCACGCCTAGACCAGCTGCGGGTAGCCTGGCGCACCTGGGCCGACGCCTGGGCCGTGGACTTCAACGCGTTGTGCAAGGTCCACGGCTTTCTTCCCGGGCCCGGGCTCCAGCAGCGCACGCTCTTCGAGGACGTCGTGCGGCCCATGACCCAGGAGACCGGGCCTACCGCGTACTTCGTGGTGGATGCGATGCGCTTCGAGATGGGCGTCGAGCTCTTTCGCGAGCTCGAGGGCACGGCGGCCACCACGGTGCTGCTGAAGGCGCGCCTCTCGGAGCTGCCCTCCGTGACCGAGGTGGGCATGAACGTGCTGGCCCCGGTGGCCCACAACGGGCGCCTGCAGCCGAAGTTCGACGCCACGCTCAAGATCGCTGGGTTTCAGGCAGGCGAGTTCCGGGTGACCGGCCCCGAGACGCGCAAGCGCGCCATGCACGACCGCGTGGGGCGCGACCTGCCCCTGGCTCACCCTGGCCGAGGTGCAGCCCGCGACAGCACCTCGCTCAAGCTCACGGTCGCCGCGCCAGCCTGGTGGTGGTGCACAGCCAGGAGATCGACAACGCTGGCGAGAAGGGCGTCGGCCCGACCGTGTTCGACAACGTCATGCGCCAGCTACGAGCCGCGTGGCGCTTGCTGCGTGACGCTGGCGTGAAGCGCTTCGTGTTCACGAGCGACCACGGCTTTTTGCTGCTCGACGACAATGCGCTCGCGGCGCAGCCGCACGGCCGCAAGATCGACCCGAAGCGCCGGCACGTCTTCTCGAGCGTGGCTGCCGACCACACCGGCGAAGTGCGCGTGGCCCTCAGCGACCTCGGCTACGACGGGGTGAGCGGCCACGTGATGTTCCCGGAGTCGACGGCGGTCTTCGACACCGGCCGACGCAACATGAGCTTCGTCCACGGCGGCAACAGCCTCCAGGAGCGGGTGATCCCCGTGCTGACGGTCGTCCACCGCTCGGCGGCCGGCGGCACCACGCTCGAGTACCGGGTGAGCGCCACGCAGCTGGACGACGTGGCCGGCATGTACTGCGTCGAGGTGAAGGTGGCCGTCTCGGCGCAACACGCGCTCGACTTCGGCAGCCCCAAGGAGCTCGACCTGGCCCTCCGGGCACTCGACGCCGAGGACGTGCAGGTGGAGATCTGCCAGGCGCGCGGCAAAGCGCGCATCTCGGGTGGCGCCGTGCACGCGACCGGTGGGCGAACGCTTCGAGCTCTTCTTCCGGCTCACCGGGCCCAGACACCCGGGTCCCGGTCGGAGCTCCATCACCCGAGCGCCGTCGCGGAGGTCGCGACGTGCGTGCCGCACGCCCGCTTCTCGGTGGTGGGCCCCGGCTCTCAGCGCCGCCGCCCCCGGCCCGCGGCGCGCGTCGGGGCCTCGCCAGCCGCACGCCCCAAAGGTCAGCTCGGCCAGGCTGGCTGGACGCTCCGAGGGCGGCGTCCGCCAGGTGTTCGAGCACCTCTTGGCCCACGGCACGGTCACCGAGCCAGAGGCCGCCGCCATGCTGGGCGGCCCCCGGCGGTTCCGGCGCTTTGCGCGCCAGTTCGAGGACCTCGCCCAGAAGGCGCCCTTCGTGGTGCGCATCGCCGAGGTGGCGGGTGTGAAGCGCTACGTGCGCGAAGGAAACGGATGACGATGCTGAGCCAACGCGACACCGAGCACGTATTCGAGTCCCTGCGGAAGGGCCTGGTGCCCGAGCGCGGCATCAGCACGTTCGCTGTCGGGATCGACAAGCAGCGTGGCGAGATCCAACGGCAGCTCGAGCTCGCCGAGAACCGCGAGGGCACCATCAAGTTCCTGCGCGGCGGCTACGGCTGCGGCAAGACCTTCATGGCCCGCCTGGCGCTGCCTCGACGCGCAGGAGCGGGGCTTCGCGGCCAGCTTCGTCGTGGTGTCGGACAACGACCTGCGCTTCCACCGCTTCGACGACGTCTACCGCAAGGTCGTTACCGAGCTGGCCACGGCGACGTGCCCGCGCGGCGCGCTCGGCGACATCCTCGACCGATGGATCGGCAAGGTCGAGAGCGCCTCATCGCGGCGGGCGCCGACGAGGGCGCCCCGACTTCGACGCCAAGGTGCGCCAGCGCCTGGACGAGGACCTGGCCGCCATGACCGGCGGCCAGGCGCCCCAGGACTTCGTCCGGGTCATCCAGACCATCTTCCGCCTGAAGCAGAAGGGCAAGGTCGCCGAGGCCGGCGCGCTCATCTCCTGGCTGTGCGGCAGCGGCAATGTGGCGGCGGCGGCGAAGAAGGCCGCCGGGCATCAAGGGCGACATCGGCAGCCGCGACGCGCTCGTACCTGCGGGGCGTCCTCGAGATCGTGAAGGCCGCGGGCTACGCGGGGCCTCGTCATCGTCATCGACGAGGCCGAGACCATCCTGCGCATGCGTTCGGACTCGCGGCACAAGTCGCTCAACGGCATCCGCCAGATCGCGGACGACGCCAGCGGCTACCCGGGCTGTTGTGGCTGTTCACCGGGACGCCGGACTTCTTCGATAGCCGCCACGGCGTGCAGGGGCTCGGCGCCCCTGCACGACCGCATCCAGTTCATGGCCAGGGGGGCTTCGCGAGCCTGCGGCAGCCGCAGCTGGAGCTGGTGCCCTTCGACGCGGAGCGGCTGCGCGCGGTGGCGGTGCGCCTGCGGGAGCTTTTTCCGACAGCCGACCGGGCGCGGCTCGAGCAGAAGATCAGCGGCGAGTTCATCGAGCGCCTGGTGGCGCAGGTGACTGCGGGCTTCAAGGGCGACGTGGGCGTGGTGCCGCGCCAGTTCCTGCGCGCGTTCGTGACGCAGATGGACCTCGTGGAGGAGAACCCCGAGTACGACCCCATGACGGCGCACGGCTTCGAGCCCAGCGGGCTCAGCGACGAGGAGAAGCACGTGCTGACGGGGGTGCCGCCGGCTGCGCCCGACGAAGACGGCGAGGGGGACGGGCCCGTGCCCTTCGAGGACGTCTGGTGAGCGTCTTCGCCCGCTTCTCGCCGCGCCTCCAGGAGGCCATCGTGGCGCGCTTGGGGTGGAGCAGCCTGCGCCCGGTCCAAGAGCTGGCGGGCGAGGCGCTCTTGGCGGGGCACAACGCCGTCATCTTGGCGCCCACGGCCGGCGGCAAGACCGAGGCGTCCATGTTCCCGACGCTCTCGATGCTGATGGACGAGCAGCCGGTGGGGGTGGGGGCGCTCTACATCGCGCCCATCAAGGCGCTGCTCAACAACCAGGCGGAGCGGCTGGGCACCTACACCGAGATGGTCGGCTTGCGGCGTTTCGTGTGGCACGGCGACGACACCGCGTCGCACCAGCAGACGTTCTTCAAGGAGCCGGCCGAGCTGCTGATGACCACGCCGGAGTCGCTCGAGGTGATGCTCGTGTCGCAGCGGATGGACGAGCGGAAGATCTTCGGGGACCTGCGCATCGTGGTCATCGACGAGGTGCACGCGCTGGCCGGCACCGACCGTGGCGCGCACCTGATGAGCGTGCTCGAGCGCCTCGCACGGTCAGCCGGCACGACGTGCAGCGCGTGGGGCTGTCGGCGACCGTGGGGAACCCCGACGCCATCCTGGCGTGGCTCAAGGCACGTCAGGCGCGAGGGCGGGTCGTGGATCCCCCCAAGGTGCCGGGCAAGCGCGAGCTGCTCGTGGTGCACCGGCCGGACCTCGCG is a window encoding:
- a CDS encoding PglZ domain-containing protein, with the protein product MKAAKAEDLGKVDTFRFEEDKVLKAALAALENAAWSPDARVGEHRVDPKPGFGSFWLQEDPTRQSAWQLIGATAKPGAAGGALGSLETAVDVYVQRGAAVDEAHRHLEQQRVTLLYPQVPEFETLRARLDQLRVAWRTWADAWAVDFNALCKVHGFLPGPGLQQRTLFEDVVRPMTQETGPTAYFVVDAMRFEMGVELFRELEGTAATTVLLKARLSELPSVTEVGMNVLAPVAHNGRLQPKFDATLKIAGFQAGEFRVTGPETRKRAMHDRVGRDLPLAHPGRGAARDSTSLKLTVAAPAWWWCTARRSTTLARRASARPCSTTSCASYEPRGACCVTLA